A stretch of DNA from Microbacterium croceum:
GATCGACGACGACGGGCTGACTCCGATCCTGGACGCCGTGCGCCGACGCGGCTGGCCGGCGGGGTGGGAGCGCGAGTTCGACTACGTGGAGTATCGCGGCGAGCGGTGGGAGGTGTACGACGTCAAGCACCTCTTCAATCGCGTGTTCCGACGTGCGTGGACCGACACGCGTGCAGCCGCCGTCAGCTACTGTGCGGCGCATGGCGGGCCGATCTACGACGCGATGGCGTGGAAGGGCCAGTGGGATGCTCTGAACGACTCGCACTTCCTCTACATGGGCTGGGACTCCAACTACATGATGAACGCCGTGCAGGGCGTGCTGGACGAAGCGGGCATCGCCGCCGAGGTGTTCGTCAAGTACTCCTACATCGGCAACGTGATGTAGTCGAGGCGACCTGCGGATGCGGCGGCTCGGACGCTAGGCTCGACGGGTGAGCACCGTTGTCCGTCATCTGCTGGATCTGACCGTCGAAGAGCACACGCTCACCGTTCCGCTGGTCTGGGGTGATCCCTCGGACGGGCGCACGATCGACGTCTTCGCCGCCGTCGTATCGCGCGAGGGCGGGGAGTCGCTCCCTTACCTGGTCTTCCTGCAGGGAGGACCAGGGCATGAGGCACCGCGTCCGTTCCACCGCTCCACGGCGCCGGCGTGGCTCGACGAGGCGCTCGCACACTACCGCCTCGTCCTGCTCGACCAGCGCGGAACGGGGCGCTCCACTCCGGTGGGCGACGCCGACCTGGAACGCGGTGCGGCCGCGGTCGCCGAACACCTGACCCACCTGCGCGCCGATGCCATCGTCCGCGACTGCGAGGCGATGCGCGCGCACCTGGGAGCGGACACCTGGAGCGTGCTCGGACAATCGTTCGGCGGCTTCACGACGCTCGCCTACCTCTCCACAGACGGCTCCTCGCTCGCCGACGTCTACATCACGGGCGGCCTCAGTGCGGTCGGTCGGCACCCGGACGACGTGTACGCCCTCTGCTACGACAAGATGCGCAGCGCGTCGGAGCAGTACTACCGACGCTTCCCCGAGCATCGGGACGTGATGCGCGGCCTCGTCGACCTCGCGGATGCCGGCGAGATCGTGCTCCCGGACGGCGAGATCGTGTCGCCGTCGCGGCTGCGGTCGGTCGGCTCGGCGCTCGGCACCGACGACGGCTGGCAGACCGTATGGTCACTGCTGGAGCGCGACCCCGCCTCGAACGCGTTCCGCTACGACCTCATGCATGCGATGCCCTACAACGGCCGCAATCCGCTGTACTTCGCGTTCCACGAGTCCAGCTACGCCGACGGTCATGCCACGCGATGGTCGGCAGAACGCACCGAACCAGCGGACTTCCGGGATGACGTCACGCTCTTCACCGGTGAGCACATCCGCCGCGACTGGACCGAGACGGTGCCGGCGTTCCAGCCCTGGCGTGAGGTCGCACTCGAACTGGCGGAGTTCGAATGGCCGCAAATCTACGACGCGGCAGCCATCGCGGCGTCCGGCGCCACCGGCG
This window harbors:
- a CDS encoding alpha/beta fold hydrolase, which gives rise to MSTVVRHLLDLTVEEHTLTVPLVWGDPSDGRTIDVFAAVVSREGGESLPYLVFLQGGPGHEAPRPFHRSTAPAWLDEALAHYRLVLLDQRGTGRSTPVGDADLERGAAAVAEHLTHLRADAIVRDCEAMRAHLGADTWSVLGQSFGGFTTLAYLSTDGSSLADVYITGGLSAVGRHPDDVYALCYDKMRSASEQYYRRFPEHRDVMRGLVDLADAGEIVLPDGEIVSPSRLRSVGSALGTDDGWQTVWSLLERDPASNAFRYDLMHAMPYNGRNPLYFAFHESSYADGHATRWSAERTEPADFRDDVTLFTGEHIRRDWTETVPAFQPWREVALELAEFEWPQIYDAAAIAASGATGAAAVYVNDVYVPMEFSLETARLLPGVHLWVTSEHEHNGLRSGPVLSRLIDLAQGRRIR